The Paenalcaligenes faecalis genome has a window encoding:
- the ccoN gene encoding cytochrome-c oxidase, cbb3-type subunit I — protein MGTSDVVGKQAEVFNYGVVRQFAVMSVVWAVVGMGVGVLIAMQLIWPELNFETPWFTYGRIRPLHTNLVIFAFGGSALFATSYYVAQRTCQTRLFAGPLATYTFWGWQLAMVGALLTLPQGFNSSKEYAELEWPIDLLILTVWVCYMIVFFGTLVKRRVSHIYVANWFFGAFIIVIAVLHIFNNMELPVSMWKSYSAYAGVQDAMVQWWYGHNAVGFFLTTSFLGMMYYFVPKQAERPIYSYRLSIVHFWALAFTYMWAGSHHLHFTSLPDWTQSLGMAFSLILLAPSWGGMINGIMTLSGAWNRLRTDPILKFLVVAVSFYGMSTFEGSMMAIRTVNSLSHYTDWTVGHVHSGALGWVAMVTFGSLYYMIPRLYGRVSMAQPKWVELHFWLATLGVVLYISAMWISGVMQGLMWRATGDDGMLVYSFVESVKASYPFYAIRALGGVMFLSGAILMLVNTLMTIKGQPRVNPVVPLKNPGAREPGLVGPAEVAAG, from the coding sequence ATGGGCACTTCCGATGTTGTCGGAAAACAGGCCGAAGTCTTCAACTACGGGGTTGTGCGACAGTTCGCTGTCATGTCCGTAGTGTGGGCTGTAGTTGGTATGGGGGTCGGGGTTCTGATCGCTATGCAACTCATCTGGCCTGAATTAAACTTTGAGACACCTTGGTTCACGTATGGTCGTATTCGTCCATTACACACGAACTTGGTGATTTTTGCATTCGGTGGTAGCGCGCTTTTTGCAACATCTTATTACGTTGCGCAGCGTACCTGTCAGACACGTTTGTTTGCGGGCCCACTGGCGACTTATACTTTTTGGGGCTGGCAGCTCGCGATGGTAGGTGCTTTATTGACACTACCTCAGGGTTTTAACAGCAGCAAAGAATACGCCGAACTCGAATGGCCGATTGATTTATTAATCTTAACGGTTTGGGTTTGTTACATGATTGTGTTTTTTGGCACGTTGGTAAAACGTCGTGTCAGCCACATCTATGTTGCTAACTGGTTCTTCGGTGCTTTTATTATCGTAATTGCAGTACTGCACATCTTTAACAACATGGAACTACCTGTTTCCATGTGGAAATCTTATTCAGCCTATGCTGGGGTACAAGATGCGATGGTACAGTGGTGGTATGGGCATAATGCGGTGGGTTTCTTCTTAACCACTAGCTTCTTGGGCATGATGTACTACTTTGTGCCTAAACAAGCAGAGCGTCCAATTTACTCCTACCGTTTATCCATTGTTCACTTCTGGGCATTGGCATTTACGTACATGTGGGCGGGCTCTCACCACTTGCATTTCACCTCCTTACCTGACTGGACTCAGTCTTTAGGGATGGCGTTCTCTTTGATCTTATTGGCTCCTTCTTGGGGCGGTATGATTAACGGTATTATGACTCTGTCTGGTGCCTGGAATCGTTTGCGTACAGACCCTATCTTGAAGTTCCTAGTTGTAGCGGTATCTTTCTACGGTATGTCTACCTTTGAAGGCTCCATGATGGCGATCCGTACCGTTAACTCCTTGTCTCACTATACCGATTGGACAGTAGGTCACGTACACTCGGGTGCTTTAGGCTGGGTTGCCATGGTGACTTTTGGCTCCTTGTACTACATGATTCCTCGCTTGTATGGTCGTGTATCTATGGCCCAACCTAAATGGGTTGAGCTGCACTTCTGGCTAGCGACACTAGGTGTTGTGCTATACATTTCCGCTATGTGGATCTCTGGCGTGATGCAGGGTCTAATGTGGCGTGCCACCGGTGACGACGGTATGTTGGTTTACAGCTTTGTTGAAAGCGTAAAAGCCTCTTACCCCTTCTATGCAATTCGTGCCTTAGGCGGTGTGATGTTCTTATCTGGCGCTATTTTGATGCTAGTTAATACACTCATGACCATTAAAGGTCAGCCACGTGTTAACCCCGTGGTCCCTTTGAAAAACCCAGGCGCTCGTGAACCCGGCTTAGTTGGTCCTGCCGAAGTTGCTGCAGGCTAA
- the ccoO gene encoding cytochrome-c oxidase, cbb3-type subunit II: MSNEKKKFFSHATVETNVGLLMICTFIVIAMAGLVQIVPLFFQHSTTTPTEGVTPYEPLHLIGRDIYIREGCVGCHSQQVRMLESEVRRYGPYSLAGESVYDHPFLWGSKRTGPDLARVGQRYTDEWHRIHLRNPRDVVRESNMPAYPWLQRNSVEDWNVQKRMEVLRKLGVPYTDEQIAKAPDALKGKTEEDAIVAYLQGLGVQGRAAAEAAVAEGRHQ; this comes from the coding sequence ATGTCTAACGAGAAGAAAAAGTTTTTTTCCCATGCTACGGTGGAAACGAACGTAGGTCTTTTGATGATTTGTACTTTCATCGTGATTGCGATGGCAGGTTTAGTACAAATCGTGCCTCTGTTCTTCCAACACTCAACCACTACTCCTACCGAAGGCGTAACACCTTATGAGCCACTACACTTGATTGGTCGTGATATCTACATCCGTGAAGGTTGTGTAGGCTGTCACTCCCAACAGGTTCGTATGTTGGAGTCAGAGGTACGTCGTTACGGTCCTTACTCTCTAGCTGGTGAATCCGTCTATGACCATCCCTTCTTATGGGGCTCCAAACGTACAGGTCCAGACTTGGCTCGTGTAGGTCAGCGTTACACAGACGAGTGGCATCGTATTCACTTACGTAATCCACGCGACGTAGTACGCGAATCCAATATGCCAGCCTATCCTTGGTTGCAGCGTAATTCAGTCGAAGACTGGAACGTTCAAAAACGTATGGAAGTGCTACGTAAATTGGGTGTACCGTACACCGATGAGCAAATTGCTAAAGCTCCGGATGCCTTAAAAGGTAAAACCGAAGAAGACGCAATCGTTGCATATTTACAAGGTTTGGGAGTCCAAGGTCGTGCTGCTGCTGAAGCCGCGGTGGCCGAGGGGAGACACCAATAA